From one Acidobacteriota bacterium genomic stretch:
- the hypD gene encoding hydrogenase formation protein HypD gives MKFVDEYRREEDAQAFVRAIRAKVTRPWTLMEICGGQTHTLMRSGIDRMLPAEVTLVHGPGCPVCVTPLTQIDRALAIAQRPNVIFTSFGDMLRVPGSTTDLLTVKAKGGDVRMVYSPLDAVTLARQNPEKEVVFFAVGFETTAPANAMAVKHAKALGLTNFSVLASHVLVPPAMEAILSSPQNRVQGFLLAGHVCAVMGWTEYEPLGARFRIPMIVTGFEPLDLLQGIFMAVDALENGRCGVENQYVRTVSREGNAAARAVVNEVFETCDRAWRGIGVIPKSGYRLRPELAAYDATLKFEVAAITTEEPKECIAGEIMQGLKRPSACSAFGTRCTPEHPLGAPMVSSEGACAAYWLYARA, from the coding sequence TTGAAGTTCGTGGACGAGTACCGCCGCGAGGAGGACGCGCAGGCTTTCGTCCGCGCGATCCGCGCGAAGGTGACCCGTCCGTGGACCCTCATGGAGATCTGCGGGGGCCAGACGCACACGCTGATGCGTTCGGGTATCGACCGCATGCTCCCGGCCGAGGTCACGCTCGTGCACGGCCCGGGCTGCCCGGTGTGCGTCACGCCGCTCACGCAGATCGACCGCGCGCTCGCGATCGCCCAGCGCCCGAACGTCATCTTCACGTCTTTCGGCGACATGCTCCGCGTGCCCGGCTCGACGACGGACCTCCTGACGGTGAAGGCGAAGGGCGGCGACGTGCGGATGGTCTACTCGCCGCTCGACGCCGTGACGCTCGCCCGGCAGAACCCGGAGAAGGAAGTCGTCTTCTTCGCGGTGGGCTTCGAGACGACGGCGCCCGCGAACGCCATGGCCGTCAAGCACGCCAAGGCGCTCGGCCTCACGAACTTCTCCGTCCTCGCGTCGCACGTCCTCGTCCCGCCGGCGATGGAGGCGATCCTCTCGTCGCCGCAGAACCGTGTGCAGGGCTTTCTCCTCGCCGGTCACGTCTGCGCGGTCATGGGCTGGACGGAGTACGAGCCGCTGGGCGCGCGCTTCCGGATCCCGATGATCGTCACCGGCTTCGAGCCGCTCGACCTCCTGCAGGGCATCTTCATGGCCGTCGACGCGCTCGAGAACGGCCGCTGCGGCGTCGAGAACCAGTACGTGCGCACGGTTTCGCGCGAGGGCAACGCCGCAGCCCGCGCCGTCGTGAACGAGGTCTTCGAGACGTGCGACCGCGCGTGGCGCGGCATCGGCGTCATCCCGAAGAGCGGCTACCGCCTCCGGCCCGAGCTCGCGGCGTACGACGCGACGCTGAAGTTCGAGGTGGCCGCGATCACGACCGAGGAGCCGAAGGAGTGCATCGCGGGCGAGATCATGCAGGGCCTCAAGCGCCCGAG
- a CDS encoding HypC/HybG/HupF family hydrogenase formation chaperone, with protein sequence MCLGVPGKVVSIEPSAVDMPMGIVSFAGITKEVCFAYTPDIKVGEYVLVHVGFAISKLDEDHALEVFRTLKEMGELGDLEIPQPSGGGTP encoded by the coding sequence ATGTGCCTTGGCGTCCCCGGTAAGGTCGTGAGCATCGAGCCGAGCGCGGTCGACATGCCGATGGGCATCGTCTCGTTCGCCGGGATCACGAAAGAGGTCTGCTTCGCGTACACGCCGGACATCAAGGTCGGCGAGTACGTCCTCGTGCACGTCGGGTTCGCGATCTCGAAGCTCGACGAGGACCATGCCCTCGAAGTCTTCCGCACGCTCAAGGAGATGGGCGAGCTCGGCGACCTCGAGATTCCGCAGCCGTCCGGAGGCGGCACGCCTTGA
- the hypF gene encoding carbamoyltransferase HypF, which translates to MRRVRLEVKGAVQGVGFRPWVFRIAESLRLSGWVRNDISGVFIELEGEEDALRGFRRELDAAPPPLARIREILETSTPPTKETGFRILPSEGGGARTTLVLPDVATCPACLAEVLDPRDRRHLYPFANCTDCGPRFTIVTDLPYDRPNTTMAAFTLCGACREEYENPRDRRFHAQPIACPACGPSLEAWSPDGEVLARRHEALLAAADVLRRGDAVAVKGLGGFHLMCDARNADAVAALRRRKQREEKPLALMVRDVVMARALAEVSVEAAALLSGPEAPIVLLPRRADAAVAPGVAPGRPELGLMLPATPLHHLLLRETGFPVVATSGNRSDEPIATDEREALVRLAGMADLFLVHDRPIARHVDDSVARVFAGAPRLLRRARGWAPLPVPVAADLPAILGVGAHMKTAVALSVGRQVFLSQHVGDLETPEALEAFERVIADFERLWGVSPIAVAHDLHPGYASTTFAKRLAEERGIPAFSVQHHHAHLAACLAENEVDGPALGVTWDGTGLGTDGTIWGGEFLLGDAAGFTRVAHLRPFRLPGGDAAVKEPRRTAFAILFEMLGERALEREDLECVRSFPPREREVLARMIEKGVNAPVTTSAGRLFDAVASLLGIAQKTSFEGQAAMALEAAALEARGEAEKSGQPPCSLPLVVASEGPAVLDWEPLVSYLLRSLSSGSSPSLLAAHFHAALADGILAVALHAGARRVALTGGCFQNRLLTELAVERLETGGFEVLLHGAVPPNDGGIGVGQVLVAAERLKHLHRKD; encoded by the coding sequence ATGCGTCGGGTGAGGCTCGAGGTGAAAGGCGCGGTCCAGGGCGTCGGATTTCGCCCGTGGGTCTTCCGGATCGCCGAATCGCTGCGCCTCTCCGGCTGGGTGCGCAACGACATTTCGGGGGTTTTCATCGAGTTGGAGGGCGAGGAGGACGCGCTCCGAGGCTTTCGTCGCGAGCTCGACGCGGCGCCGCCTCCGCTCGCGCGCATCCGCGAGATCCTCGAAACTTCGACACCCCCGACAAAAGAGACGGGCTTCCGCATCCTGCCGAGCGAAGGCGGCGGCGCGCGCACCACGCTCGTCCTCCCGGACGTTGCCACTTGCCCCGCGTGCCTCGCCGAGGTCCTCGACCCGAGGGACCGCCGCCACCTCTATCCCTTCGCGAACTGCACGGACTGCGGTCCGCGCTTCACGATCGTGACGGACCTTCCGTACGACCGGCCAAATACGACGATGGCCGCGTTCACGCTCTGCGGCGCGTGCCGGGAGGAATACGAGAACCCGCGCGACCGGCGCTTCCACGCGCAGCCCATCGCGTGCCCCGCGTGCGGGCCCTCGCTCGAGGCCTGGTCGCCGGACGGCGAGGTCCTGGCGCGCCGGCACGAGGCCCTCCTCGCCGCCGCCGACGTGCTTCGGCGCGGCGACGCCGTGGCCGTGAAGGGGCTCGGCGGGTTCCACCTGATGTGCGACGCGCGAAACGCGGACGCGGTGGCCGCCCTTCGGCGGCGGAAACAGAGAGAGGAAAAGCCGCTCGCGCTCATGGTGCGCGACGTGGTGATGGCCCGCGCGCTCGCGGAGGTGTCCGTCGAAGCCGCGGCGCTGCTCTCGGGGCCCGAGGCTCCGATCGTCCTCCTCCCGCGCCGCGCGGACGCGGCCGTCGCGCCGGGCGTCGCGCCGGGCCGCCCCGAGCTGGGGCTCATGCTCCCGGCGACGCCGCTCCACCACCTCCTCCTCCGCGAAACGGGCTTCCCCGTCGTCGCGACGAGCGGCAACCGCAGCGACGAGCCCATCGCGACCGACGAGCGCGAGGCCCTCGTCCGCCTCGCCGGGATGGCGGACCTCTTCCTCGTCCACGACCGGCCCATCGCGCGGCACGTCGACGACAGCGTCGCGCGCGTCTTCGCGGGCGCGCCGCGGCTCCTCCGCCGCGCGCGCGGCTGGGCCCCGCTGCCGGTGCCCGTCGCCGCGGACCTTCCCGCGATCCTCGGCGTCGGCGCGCACATGAAGACGGCCGTCGCGCTCTCCGTGGGGCGGCAGGTCTTCCTCTCGCAGCACGTCGGCGACCTCGAGACGCCCGAGGCGCTCGAGGCCTTCGAACGGGTGATCGCGGATTTCGAACGCCTCTGGGGCGTCTCCCCGATCGCCGTCGCGCACGACCTCCACCCCGGCTACGCGTCTACGACGTTCGCGAAACGCCTGGCCGAGGAACGCGGCATCCCCGCGTTCTCCGTCCAGCACCACCACGCGCACCTCGCCGCGTGCCTGGCCGAGAACGAGGTCGACGGGCCCGCCCTCGGCGTCACGTGGGACGGCACGGGCCTCGGCACGGACGGGACGATCTGGGGCGGAGAGTTCCTCCTCGGCGATGCGGCGGGCTTCACGCGCGTCGCGCACCTCAGGCCGTTCCGGCTGCCTGGCGGCGACGCGGCGGTCAAGGAGCCGCGCCGGACGGCCTTCGCGATTCTCTTCGAGATGCTCGGAGAGAGAGCGCTCGAGCGCGAGGACCTCGAATGTGTCCGTTCGTTCCCGCCGCGCGAGCGGGAGGTCCTCGCGAGGATGATCGAGAAAGGCGTGAATGCGCCCGTGACGACGAGCGCCGGCCGCCTCTTCGATGCGGTCGCATCTCTTCTGGGAATCGCTCAGAAGACTTCTTTTGAAGGTCAAGCAGCGATGGCCCTCGAAGCGGCGGCCCTCGAAGCGCGGGGCGAGGCCGAAAAAAGCGGGCAACCTCCGTGTTCCCTCCCGCTCGTCGTCGCCTCGGAGGGACCTGCCGTTCTCGACTGGGAGCCGCTCGTCTCTTACCTTCTAAGAAGTCTCTCTTCCGGCTCTTCTCCGTCTCTTCTGGCCGCGCATTTCCACGCGGCGCTCGCGGACGGGATCCTCGCCGTGGCCCTGCACGCCGGGGCCCGCCGCGTCGCGCTGACCGGCGGCTGCTTCCAGAACCGGCTCCTGACCGAGCTCGCCGTGGAGCGCCTCGAGACCGGCGGCTTCGAAGTGCTTCTCCACGGCGCCGTCCCGCCCAACGACGGCGGGATCGGCGTCGGCCAGGTCCTCGTCGCCGCGGAGCGCCTGAAGCATCTGCATCGGAAGGACTGA
- a CDS encoding hydrogenase small subunit, with amino-acid sequence MYLDGTSGLEPLHVDDEGQNRRDFVKVALMAGAAVGLPVALSEQIAEAAVKGVKPSVIWLHFQECTGCTESLLRTSHPDVAELILDLISLDYHETLFAAAGHQAEAALKKTMKDHEGKYVLVVEGAIPTKENGIYCQIGGRTAVDILNEVAGKAGAIIAIGSCASWGGIPSAEPNPTGATGAPMILKGKTVVTIPGCPANPYNLLGTVLQFATLGTLPALDEKGRPKFAYGRTIHEHCPRRAHFDAGRFVQKFGDEGHRQGWCLYKTGCKGPATHANCSVLPFAEVPDAWPIGIGHPCFGCTEQALAFRKPLHDTVDVERPTPPDTYAPLHAPMGKVAPVATGVAGLIGGALLGAGWAASKKLGTTEEASKEPRKEA; translated from the coding sequence ATGTACCTTGACGGAACAAGCGGACTCGAGCCGCTCCACGTCGACGATGAAGGTCAGAACCGGCGCGATTTCGTGAAGGTCGCGCTCATGGCGGGCGCGGCGGTCGGCCTTCCGGTGGCGCTCTCCGAGCAGATCGCCGAGGCCGCCGTCAAGGGCGTCAAGCCGTCGGTGATCTGGCTCCACTTCCAGGAGTGCACGGGGTGCACGGAGTCGCTGCTCCGCACCTCGCACCCGGACGTCGCGGAGCTGATCCTCGACCTCATCTCCCTCGACTACCACGAGACCCTCTTCGCCGCCGCGGGCCACCAGGCCGAGGCCGCGCTGAAGAAGACGATGAAGGACCACGAGGGCAAGTACGTCCTCGTCGTCGAGGGCGCGATCCCGACGAAGGAGAACGGCATCTACTGCCAGATCGGCGGCCGCACGGCCGTCGACATCCTGAACGAGGTCGCGGGCAAGGCCGGCGCGATCATCGCGATCGGCTCGTGCGCCTCGTGGGGCGGCATTCCGTCCGCCGAGCCGAACCCGACCGGCGCGACCGGCGCCCCGATGATCCTCAAAGGCAAGACGGTCGTCACGATCCCCGGCTGCCCGGCGAACCCGTACAACCTGCTCGGCACGGTCCTGCAGTTCGCGACGCTGGGGACGCTCCCGGCGCTGGACGAGAAGGGCCGCCCGAAGTTCGCGTACGGCCGCACGATCCACGAGCACTGCCCGCGCCGTGCGCACTTCGACGCTGGCCGCTTCGTCCAGAAGTTCGGTGACGAGGGCCACCGGCAGGGCTGGTGCCTCTACAAGACGGGCTGCAAGGGCCCCGCGACGCACGCGAACTGCTCGGTCCTCCCGTTCGCGGAGGTTCCGGACGCGTGGCCGATCGGCATCGGACACCCGTGCTTCGGCTGCACGGAGCAGGCGCTTGCGTTCCGCAAGCCGCTCCACGACACCGTCGACGTCGAGCGGCCGACGCCGCCCGACACGTACGCCCCGCTCCACGCGCCGATGGGCAAGGTCGCCCCGGTCGCGACGGGCGTCGCCGGCCTGATCGGCGGCGCGCTGCTCGGCGCGGGCTGGGCCGCCTCGAAGAAGCTCGGAACGACGGAAGAGGCCTCGAAGGAACCCCGGAAGGAGGCCTGA
- the hybA gene encoding hydrogenase 2 operon protein HybA yields MTLDRRSLLTGAAATAAAAVAVKTGGAEAAVKTAPADAVGLLYDTTLCIGCKTCVVACREANNKKPDTSNSNGLWDAPLDLNGQTKNIIKLYKDPDSPQRSYFKAQCMHCVDPACVGACMIGALQKREKGIVTYKQEYCSGCRYCQVACPFEIPKFEWESKAPLMVKCELCNHRLAEGKLPGCVEVCPRHAVIYGTREALLAEAKKRIADHPDRYRGYRDGDPPRVFGETDGGGTQCLVLSHVPYEKLGLPALEETSQASVPRSIQHGVYQGMIAPLALYAVLGAVVFRNKRAQDKDGGAE; encoded by the coding sequence ATGACCCTCGACCGACGCAGCCTCCTGACCGGCGCCGCCGCGACCGCGGCGGCGGCCGTCGCCGTGAAGACGGGCGGGGCCGAAGCGGCCGTGAAGACGGCACCCGCCGACGCCGTGGGCCTCCTGTACGACACGACGCTCTGCATCGGGTGCAAGACGTGCGTCGTCGCGTGCCGCGAGGCGAACAACAAGAAGCCCGACACGTCCAACTCGAACGGCCTCTGGGACGCGCCGCTCGACCTGAACGGTCAGACGAAGAACATCATCAAGCTGTACAAGGACCCCGACTCGCCGCAGCGGTCGTACTTCAAGGCGCAGTGCATGCACTGCGTCGACCCCGCGTGCGTGGGCGCCTGCATGATCGGCGCCCTTCAGAAGCGCGAGAAGGGGATCGTGACCTACAAGCAGGAGTACTGCTCCGGCTGCCGCTACTGCCAGGTCGCGTGCCCGTTCGAGATCCCGAAGTTCGAGTGGGAGTCCAAGGCCCCGCTCATGGTCAAGTGCGAGCTCTGCAACCACCGGCTCGCCGAGGGCAAGCTCCCCGGCTGCGTCGAAGTCTGCCCGCGCCACGCCGTGATCTACGGCACGCGCGAGGCGCTTCTCGCCGAGGCGAAGAAACGGATCGCGGACCACCCGGACCGCTACCGCGGCTACAGGGACGGCGATCCGCCGCGCGTCTTCGGCGAGACGGACGGAGGCGGCACGCAGTGCCTCGTCCTCTCGCACGTGCCGTACGAGAAGCTCGGCCTCCCCGCCCTCGAAGAGACTTCGCAGGCGAGCGTGCCGCGCTCGATCCAGCACGGCGTCTACCAGGGGATGATCGCGCCGCTCGCTCTCTACGCGGTTCTCGGCGCCGTGGTCTTCCGCAACAAGCGCGCCCAGGACAAGGACGGAGGCGCCGAATGA
- the hybB gene encoding Ni/Fe-hydrogenase cytochrome b subunit, with protein sequence MSAVLHRPVPLGGPVLTKGTRALVVLAAIGVAAMIYRFAAGLGGATALNDGYPWGLWIAFDVVTGTALGCGGYAVALLVYVLNKGEFHPAVRPALLTGALGYSLAAVSILLDVGRPWLLHRVPLYVSHWNTSSALFEVALCVMTYVAVLWVEVSPSFLEAWKKGPAGLKKSLGDNFLPIVEKALPFVIALGLLLPTMHQSSLGTLMLLSGKKLHGLWSTPLLPLLFLISCLAMGYAVVIFESTLSSVAFKRPREGKMLAALGKVVVPFLWAWAGIRLVDVALRGKLAFFAKPDGYVLLFLVEIALIVVPAVMLASPEKRADAGNLFRAALLMILAGTLYRIDTFIVAYRPGAQFAYFPSLAEILATTGLVAIEILVYVYFVKRFPILTGAVPAHAAAASQVR encoded by the coding sequence ATGAGCGCCGTCCTCCACCGCCCCGTTCCGCTCGGCGGCCCCGTCCTGACGAAGGGCACGCGCGCCCTCGTCGTCCTCGCCGCAATCGGCGTTGCCGCGATGATCTATCGCTTTGCGGCCGGCCTCGGCGGCGCGACCGCCCTGAACGACGGCTACCCGTGGGGCCTCTGGATCGCCTTCGACGTCGTGACGGGCACCGCGCTCGGCTGCGGCGGCTACGCGGTCGCGCTTCTCGTCTACGTCCTGAACAAGGGCGAGTTCCACCCGGCCGTGCGGCCCGCGCTCCTCACGGGCGCTCTCGGCTACTCGCTCGCGGCCGTCTCGATCCTCCTCGACGTCGGCCGGCCGTGGCTTCTCCACCGCGTGCCGCTCTACGTGAGCCACTGGAACACGAGCTCGGCCCTCTTCGAGGTCGCGCTCTGCGTCATGACGTACGTCGCGGTCCTCTGGGTCGAGGTCTCGCCGTCGTTCCTCGAGGCGTGGAAGAAGGGCCCGGCGGGTCTGAAGAAATCCCTCGGAGACAACTTCCTTCCGATCGTCGAGAAGGCGCTGCCGTTCGTGATCGCGCTCGGGCTGCTTCTCCCAACGATGCACCAGTCGTCCCTCGGGACGCTCATGCTCCTCTCGGGCAAGAAGCTCCACGGGCTCTGGTCGACGCCGCTCCTCCCGCTTCTCTTCCTGATCTCGTGTCTCGCGATGGGCTACGCGGTCGTCATCTTCGAGTCCACGCTCTCGAGCGTCGCCTTCAAGCGTCCTCGCGAGGGGAAGATGCTCGCGGCCCTCGGCAAGGTCGTCGTCCCGTTCCTGTGGGCGTGGGCCGGCATCCGGCTGGTCGACGTCGCGCTGCGCGGCAAGCTCGCATTCTTCGCGAAGCCGGACGGGTACGTCCTTCTCTTCCTCGTCGAGATCGCGCTGATCGTCGTTCCCGCCGTGATGCTCGCGTCGCCGGAGAAGCGCGCGGACGCGGGAAACCTCTTCCGCGCCGCGCTCCTCATGATCCTCGCGGGGACGCTCTACCGGATCGACACCTTCATCGTCGCGTACCGTCCCGGAGCGCAGTTCGCGTACTTCCCGAGCCTGGCCGAGATCCTCGCGACGACAGGTCTCGTCGCGATCGAGATCCTCGTCTACGTCTACTTCGTCAAGCGATTTCCCATTCTGACGGGAGCGGTCCCGGCCCACGCGGCCGCCGCGTCCCAGGTGAGGTAA
- a CDS encoding nickel-dependent hydrogenase large subunit, with protein sequence MTRIVVDPITRIEGHLRIDVEVNGGKVTNAWSSGQMFRGIETILKGRDPREAWLFTQRFCGVCTTVHAIASVRTVENALGLEIPLNAQLIRNMIVIAHALHDHIVHFYHLSALDWVDVVSALKADPAKASSLAESLSSWPNNNTKKLAAVQAKLKGFVEAGQLGIFQNGYWGHPAMKLPPEVNLLAVSHYLQALDYQRRINKVVAILGSKTPNIQNLAVGGVANAINLDNEATLNMNKLFMVKDLFDEITAFIQQVYFPDVCAVGALYADWLPYGGGVKNYLAVPDLPLDTKGTKFDLPGGTIMDGDLGTMKEIKTFGDTYFRDNVTESIAHSWYEGAPSRHPYEGETNPKYTKFDENGKYSWVKSPRFGGKVMQVGPLAQVLVGFAQKHEPTVRWATKTLETAGSIAKTKLSPAILHGTLGRHAARMIRANVLAELGQKHWKMLVENIGKGDTTIFNEPVFPKGEQRGFGFHEAPRGVLSHWIVIKDGKIDNYQAVVPSTWNAGPRDEKGQMGPYEAALMGNPVANPEQPLEVLRTIHSFDPCIACAIHTLDPEGNEIARVKAL encoded by the coding sequence ATGACGCGAATCGTCGTCGACCCGATCACCCGCATCGAGGGCCACCTCCGCATCGACGTGGAGGTCAACGGCGGCAAGGTCACGAACGCCTGGTCCTCGGGCCAGATGTTCCGGGGGATCGAGACGATCCTGAAGGGGCGCGACCCGCGCGAGGCCTGGCTCTTCACGCAGCGGTTCTGCGGCGTCTGCACGACGGTCCACGCGATCGCGTCCGTGCGCACCGTCGAGAACGCGCTCGGCCTCGAGATCCCGCTGAACGCCCAGCTCATCCGCAACATGATCGTGATCGCGCACGCGCTGCACGACCACATCGTCCACTTCTACCACCTCTCGGCGCTGGACTGGGTCGACGTCGTCTCGGCGCTCAAGGCCGATCCCGCGAAGGCCTCCTCGCTCGCGGAGAGCCTCTCCTCGTGGCCGAACAACAACACGAAGAAGCTCGCGGCCGTCCAGGCGAAGCTCAAGGGCTTCGTCGAGGCGGGGCAGCTCGGCATCTTCCAGAACGGCTACTGGGGCCATCCGGCGATGAAGCTGCCGCCCGAGGTGAACCTCCTCGCGGTCTCGCACTACCTGCAGGCGCTCGACTACCAGCGGCGCATCAACAAGGTCGTCGCGATCCTCGGCAGCAAGACGCCGAACATCCAGAACCTCGCCGTCGGCGGCGTCGCGAACGCGATCAACCTCGACAACGAGGCCACCCTGAACATGAACAAGCTGTTCATGGTCAAGGATCTCTTCGACGAGATCACGGCCTTCATCCAGCAGGTCTACTTCCCCGACGTCTGCGCGGTCGGCGCCCTCTACGCCGACTGGCTGCCCTACGGCGGCGGCGTGAAGAACTACCTCGCCGTGCCGGACCTCCCGCTCGACACGAAGGGCACGAAGTTCGACCTTCCGGGCGGCACGATCATGGACGGCGATCTCGGGACCATGAAGGAGATCAAGACCTTCGGCGACACGTACTTCCGCGACAACGTGACGGAGTCGATCGCGCACTCGTGGTACGAAGGCGCTCCCTCGAGGCATCCGTACGAGGGCGAGACGAACCCGAAGTACACGAAGTTCGACGAGAACGGGAAGTACTCCTGGGTCAAGTCCCCGCGGTTCGGCGGCAAGGTCATGCAGGTCGGGCCGCTCGCGCAGGTCCTCGTCGGGTTCGCGCAGAAGCACGAGCCGACGGTCCGCTGGGCGACGAAGACGCTCGAGACGGCGGGCTCCATCGCGAAGACGAAGCTCTCGCCGGCGATCCTGCACGGCACGCTCGGCCGCCACGCGGCCCGCATGATCCGCGCGAACGTCCTCGCAGAGCTCGGACAGAAGCACTGGAAGATGCTCGTCGAGAACATCGGCAAGGGCGACACGACGATCTTCAACGAGCCCGTCTTCCCGAAGGGCGAGCAGCGCGGCTTCGGCTTCCACGAGGCGCCGCGCGGCGTTCTCTCGCACTGGATCGTCATCAAGGACGGCAAGATCGACAACTACCAGGCCGTCGTCCCCTCGACGTGGAACGCCGGGCCCCGCGACGAGAAGGGCCAGATGGGCCCGTACGAGGCCGCGCTCATGGGCAACCCCGTCGCGAACCCCGAGCAGCCGCTCGAGGTCCTGCGCACGATCCACTCGTTCGACCCGTGCATTGCGTGCGCGATCCACACGCTCGACCCCGAGGGCAACGAGATCGCCCGCGTGAAGGCCCTCTAG
- a CDS encoding hydrogenase maturation protease has translation METGAPLVRVLGLGNVLMGDDALGPWVIHRLEATYVFPPEVEVVDVGTPGLDLVPYVAGPCGIILVDTVHSKGAEPGTIRIFDRDALVKFGPKPRLSPHDPGVTEAILAVEMAGEAPAFVRLVGVVPESVKAGVGLTPALQHAVVRAADEIVVELLARGFDVHRRNPDAVAVPLPWWETPVIAPLPAPAPAPAPEPALV, from the coding sequence TTGGAAACCGGCGCGCCGCTCGTCCGGGTCCTCGGCCTCGGTAACGTCCTCATGGGCGACGACGCGCTCGGCCCCTGGGTCATCCACCGCCTCGAGGCGACGTACGTGTTCCCGCCCGAAGTCGAGGTCGTCGACGTGGGGACGCCGGGGCTCGACCTCGTCCCGTACGTCGCGGGCCCGTGCGGGATCATCCTCGTCGACACCGTGCATTCGAAGGGCGCTGAGCCCGGGACGATCCGGATCTTCGACCGCGACGCGCTCGTGAAGTTCGGGCCCAAGCCTCGCCTCTCGCCGCACGACCCCGGCGTCACGGAGGCGATCCTCGCCGTCGAGATGGCGGGAGAGGCGCCGGCCTTCGTGAGGCTCGTGGGCGTCGTGCCCGAATCCGTCAAGGCGGGCGTGGGCCTGACGCCCGCTCTCCAGCACGCCGTCGTGCGCGCGGCCGACGAGATCGTCGTCGAGCTCCTCGCGCGCGGGTTCGACGTTCACCGCCGCAATCCGGACGCCGTGGCCGTGCCGCTGCCGTGGTGGGAGACGCCCGTGATCGCGCCCCTTCCCGCCCCCGCGCCCGCTCCGGCACCCGAGCCCGCGCTCGTGTGA
- a CDS encoding NAD(P)-dependent oxidoreductase: MTLPRLILTGASGFVGRHLLEAICDDWTVYGIARRSQARCGAPVHPNLTWFQVDIGDRGALAEVFEKIRADGGADVVIHLAAHYDFTGEEHPEYFRTNVDGLRNTLDLSAEIGVRQFFFSSSVAACELPPPGKTLDETSPPDGRHIYAQTKRIGETMVGGYKDRFTPVIVRFAAMFSDHCEYPPLYMFFETWLSAAWNRHVLGGRGESAIPYLHVSDAVAFLVRLLERRHDWKPREVLIASPDGATSHNELFAATMAHESPAPAPPIRMPKILCGPGMWARDIAGRLLGARPFERPWMADYIDTVMAIDASKTRARTGWAPRDRLEVIRRLPFLLENRRTYPLDWHRLNRAAMKTVHVPQNLRLYQLLERHQAELVEAYSRALDDARLPSYEHVSPEDHEWHHKMILRQMMNAVRTQDRHVLVAYCGDLAERRYRKGFREEDLCRAIAALNGVCTNVLARDPDATALAAEIHDDISTPLKWGVDRIQETYETLAAADARRARAAAAGDASSASGR, from the coding sequence ATGACACTGCCGCGACTCATTCTCACGGGAGCGTCCGGCTTCGTGGGACGCCATCTCCTCGAGGCGATCTGCGACGACTGGACCGTCTACGGGATCGCCCGCCGCTCGCAGGCGCGCTGCGGCGCGCCGGTGCACCCCAACCTCACGTGGTTCCAGGTGGACATCGGCGACCGCGGGGCGCTCGCGGAGGTTTTCGAAAAGATCAGGGCCGACGGCGGAGCGGACGTCGTCATCCACCTCGCCGCGCATTACGATTTCACGGGCGAGGAACACCCCGAGTACTTCCGGACGAACGTCGACGGGCTGAGAAACACTCTGGACCTCTCGGCGGAAATCGGCGTCAGGCAGTTCTTCTTCTCGAGCTCCGTCGCGGCCTGCGAGCTGCCGCCGCCCGGGAAGACGCTCGACGAAACGAGCCCGCCGGACGGACGCCACATATACGCCCAGACGAAGCGCATCGGCGAGACGATGGTGGGCGGCTACAAGGACCGCTTCACGCCCGTGATCGTGCGCTTCGCGGCGATGTTCTCCGACCACTGCGAGTACCCGCCGCTCTACATGTTCTTCGAGACGTGGCTTTCGGCCGCGTGGAACCGGCACGTCCTCGGCGGGAGGGGCGAGAGCGCGATCCCGTACCTCCACGTATCGGACGCGGTCGCGTTCCTCGTGCGGCTCCTCGAGCGGCGGCACGACTGGAAGCCCAGGGAAGTCCTCATCGCGAGCCCCGACGGCGCGACGAGCCACAACGAGCTCTTCGCAGCGACGATGGCCCACGAGAGCCCGGCCCCGGCCCCGCCGATCCGGATGCCGAAGATCCTGTGCGGGCCCGGAATGTGGGCGCGCGACATCGCGGGACGCCTTCTGGGCGCCCGCCCGTTCGAGCGCCCGTGGATGGCCGACTACATCGACACCGTCATGGCGATCGATGCCAGCAAGACGCGGGCGCGCACGGGCTGGGCGCCGCGGGACCGCCTCGAGGTGATCCGCCGCCTCCCGTTCCTCCTCGAGAACCGCCGGACGTACCCGCTCGACTGGCACCGGCTGAACCGCGCCGCGATGAAGACGGTTCACGTGCCGCAGAACCTGCGCCTCTACCAGCTCCTCGAGCGGCACCAGGCCGAGCTCGTCGAGGCGTACTCGCGGGCGCTCGACGACGCGCGCCTCCCCTCCTACGAGCACGTGAGCCCCGAGGACCACGAGTGGCACCACAAGATGATCCTCCGCCAGATGATGAACGCCGTGAGGACGCAGGACCGCCACGTCCTCGTGGCGTACTGCGGCGACCTCGCCGAGCGCCGCTACCGGAAGGGCTTCCGGGAAGAGGACCTCTGCCGGGCGATCGCGGCGCTGAACGGCGTCTGCACGAATGTCCTCGCGCGCGACCCCGACGCGACGGCGCTTGCCGCCGAGATCCACGACGATATCTCGACGCCGCTCAAGTGGGGCGTCGACCGCATCCAGGAGACGTACGAGACCCTCGCGGCGGCCGACGCGCGGCGCGCGCGCGCCGCCGCGGCTGGCGACGCTTCCTCAGCTTCGGGCCGCTGA